The Anaerobranca californiensis DSM 14826 genome contains the following window.
CTGGGAAGTCGTATTCGTTAAGTAAGTCCCTTACTTCAAGTTCTACTAACTCTAATAATTCTGGATCGTCTACCATGTCAGCTTTGTTTAAAAATACTACAATGTGCGGTACACCTACTTGACGGGAAAGTAGAATGTGCTCACGGGTTTGTGGCATTGGACCATCAGCAGCTGATACTACTAAGATAGCTCCATCCATTTGTGCCGCTCCAGTGATCATGTTTTTTACATAGTCAGCATGGCCTGGGCAGTCTACGTGGGCATAGTGACGTTTTTCTGTTTCGTACTCAACGTGGGCTGTTGAAATTGTAATTCCCCTTGCTTTTTCTTCTGGAGCTTTATCGATTTGGTCATATGCCATTTTTTGAGCTCCACCAGTTGTTGAAATAATTGTTGTTAAAGCAGCTGTTAGTGTTGTTTTACCATGGTCAACGTGGCCAATTGTTCCAACGTTAACGTGTGGCTTTGTACGTTCAAATTTAGCTTTTGCCATTATTTTTACCCCCTTATAAATTGAATTTGCTTTTTTATTTCTAGATATTTTAAAAAATTCCTGCTTATTTTTAAAAATATAAAATAAAAAATGCTTAAAGATATTCCTTAAGCATCTATACTCATATTTATTGATATTTTTGGTGGCGGCACAGGGATTTGAACCCCGGACACTACGGGTATGAACCGTATGCTCTAGCCAACTGAGCTATGCCGCCATTTTCATGGAGCTCACGACCGGAGTTGAACCGGTGACCTCATCCTTACCAAGGATGCGCTCTAACCTCCTGAGCTACGCGAGCATATTAAGACTAATTGAGCATAATTTGGAGCGGGTGATGGGAATCGAACCCACGTAGCTAGCTTGGAAGGCTAGAGCTCTACCATTGAGCTACACCCGCTTAATTAACAAGAATATTGGTGGAGAGGACTGGATTCGAACCAGTGAAGGCGGAGCCAGCAGATTTACAGTCTGCCCCCTTTGGCCAACTCGGGAACCTCTCCATTTTTATTAACTTACCAACGACAAAATTTATTATACACATTATTTTTTTCTTTGTCAAGGTTTTTTTATTCTTTTTTATAAATTTCTTATTTCCAAATAGCGCTCTAATTTGCGCTTGACCCTTTGCAATGCATTATCAATTGATTTTACATGGCGTTTTAATTCCACTGCTATCTCTTGATAAGATTTGCCTTCTAGATAAAGCATTAGAACTTTTCTCTCTAAACCACTTAAAATTTCTCCCATTTTTTTCTCTATATCTATATACTCTTCTTCGTTAATCATTAACTCTTCAGGATCTGTAATTTTTAAACCGGAAAGTATATCTAACAATGTCCTATCGGAATCTTCATCAAAGATTGGCTTGTTCAAAGAAACATAAGAATTAAGTGGAATATGCTTTTGACGGGTAGCTGTTTTAATAGCTGTAATAATTTGCCTAGTTACACATAGTTCAGCAAAAGATTTAAAGGAAGTTAGCTTATCACCTTTAAAATCACGGATAGCTTTATAAAGACCGATCATCCCTTCTTGGATAATATCTTCTTTATCAGCCCCGATTAAGAAATAAGAACGGGCTTTGGAGCGGACAAAATTTTTATATTTATGAATAAGAAATTCTGTCGCCTCTGGGTCCCCCTGACAGGCTAGAATGGCTATACATTCATCTGTCATGTTTTCAAAACGTTGTTTAGCAGTTAAAGCCACTGTAAACCCTCCCCCATTCTTATGAAATAAATTATACCTTAGCGGGAAATAACCGTCAACCCTTTTTAGAAGAAAACCTATTTTTTAAGGTTTTCAATGTATTTTTATCAATTCGATCCGAGAGAGTATTTCCCAAATCCCCTTTATTTTTATTTTTTTTAATTTTATCACTAATTTTATTTTCTATATCCTTGATATCCTCAATGAATTCTCTACTGGATTTCCTTATAGCGCCTTTTCCCATTACCAACTGTTGTTGGGTATAATCTGATGTTACCACCGTTACTTTAATATGTGCCTCTATAAATTCTTTAACCAAACGCTCAATCAAAGCATCAGCCGTTTGGCCAAATTTAGTGTAGATAATTTCTAAACCATCTACATTTTCTAATTTCCAACTCCCCTTTACCCTATAGGCGTCAAAAACTAAAATAACCTTTTCCCCTGTAAATTTTTGATATTCTAATAATTTGTTTATAATTTCCTCCCTCAGCTCTAGTAGCTCCCTTTCTTTAGTCTTTTCTCTGAAATACCCATATAAAAAGTTATACCCATCAATAATTAAAACCTCTCTACCCGTTATCCCTTTGTTTAACCACTTCATAAATCAATATACCAGCTGCGACACTAGCATTAAGGGAGTTAACTTGACCTTTTAAGGGAATTTTTAAGATAACATCACAATGTTTTTTAACTAATTGACCAATTCCTTTACCTTCTCCTCCAATTACCAAACAAATTTTACCCCTTAAATCTGCCTGGTAGTAAGTTTGACCATCCATATCAGCACCAAATATCCAATAACCCCGTTCTTTTAAAAATTCGATAGTTTGAACCAGATTTCCCACTTGAGCCACAGGGACATATTCTAAAGCTCCTGCTGCCACTTTAGCAACAGTAGAGGTAAGGGGAACAGCTCTATGTTTAGGAATGATTATTCCATCTACCCCAGCCCCATTGGCAGTCCTTATAATAGATCCTAAATTATGAGGGTCTTCTAAGGAATCTAATATCACTAGAAACCCCTGTTTCCCTTGTTTTTCAATGTTATCTAAAATTTCTTCAAGGGGGGTATAATCTTTAGGGCTTACAGAGGCTCCAATTCCCTGATGATTGTTTCCTTCCGTTAATTTATCTAAAAAAGATTTTTCACACCATTTAATCACAGCCCCCGAAGATTTTGCAAGCTCTACTATTTTTTGATCTTTAAAACCTTTTTGTAGATAAATTTTATTTATCCTTCTGTTATTTAAAAGGAGTTCTTTCACAGGATTTTTGCCATAAACCAGATCTTCTTTCACTTCATTACCTCCTTCAAGGTAGGAACTTTTCCACAACCCATTTCTCCTTCTGGACAAAATCCTAAAAGCTGGCAATTTGCCCCTGCATGTTTAAAGACATTAGGAGCTTTTTCTTTTACTAGCTTCAGCATTTCATTGGCTAATGCCCTAATTTCCCATTGAGCTCTCACACAAGCCCTATGTTTAAAGAAATTAAAGAGACTCCTTGCATTCATTGTGACTACGATTTTAGTTTCACAACTATTGGGCAAAACATACCTTGCATCTTCATTTGCTATCCCTAGCTCCACTAATTTTTCATATTTTTCCCCTATTTCTACCATTAACTGCCGATAAATTTCATAAGCCTGTGGATTATTTTTAATTTTAGGAGGTACAATGTATTCAAAGTTTTTTTCAGATACATATCTTTGGGATTTTTGAGAGTAGCTGGCAATTCTGTGCCGGACTAATTGATGGGTTAGAGCTCTACTGACTCCACTTATTCCAAAGGTAAAGTTTATATGTTCAAAGGGAGATTCATGGCCTAAATCCAATAATTTTTCAATTAACTTAACCCCTCTGTCCCCATCCATTTTCCTTTTAATTTCTGATATATCATCTGCAGAATAACAAAGCCTAGCAGCTAGAGCTACTATTTCTTCGCAATTGGGGGTATAACTCAACAGCTCAACTTTCATAATCCATTTCCACTCCTTCTCCTTCAATTATATCAACTATAGTGTTCATAATTTCCT
Protein-coding sequences here:
- the rlmB gene encoding 23S rRNA (guanosine(2251)-2'-O)-methyltransferase RlmB encodes the protein MKEDLVYGKNPVKELLLNNRRINKIYLQKGFKDQKIVELAKSSGAVIKWCEKSFLDKLTEGNNHQGIGASVSPKDYTPLEEILDNIEKQGKQGFLVILDSLEDPHNLGSIIRTANGAGVDGIIIPKHRAVPLTSTVAKVAAGALEYVPVAQVGNLVQTIEFLKERGYWIFGADMDGQTYYQADLRGKICLVIGGEGKGIGQLVKKHCDVILKIPLKGQVNSLNASVAAGILIYEVVKQRDNG
- the thyX gene encoding FAD-dependent thymidylate synthase, with protein sequence MKVELLSYTPNCEEIVALAARLCYSADDISEIKRKMDGDRGVKLIEKLLDLGHESPFEHINFTFGISGVSRALTHQLVRHRIASYSQKSQRYVSEKNFEYIVPPKIKNNPQAYEIYRQLMVEIGEKYEKLVELGIANEDARYVLPNSCETKIVVTMNARSLFNFFKHRACVRAQWEIRALANEMLKLVKEKAPNVFKHAGANCQLLGFCPEGEMGCGKVPTLKEVMK
- a CDS encoding NYN domain-containing protein, which produces MKWLNKGITGREVLIIDGYNFLYGYFREKTKERELLELREEIINKLLEYQKFTGEKVILVFDAYRVKGSWKLENVDGLEIIYTKFGQTADALIERLVKEFIEAHIKVTVVTSDYTQQQLVMGKGAIRKSSREFIEDIKDIENKISDKIKKNKNKGDLGNTLSDRIDKNTLKTLKNRFSSKKG
- a CDS encoding GTP-binding protein; the encoded protein is MAKAKFERTKPHVNVGTIGHVDHGKTTLTAALTTIISTTGGAQKMAYDQIDKAPEEKARGITISTAHVEYETEKRHYAHVDCPGHADYVKNMITGAAQMDGAILVVSAADGPMPQTREHILLSRQVGVPHIVVFLNKADMVDDPELLELVELEVRDLLNEYDFP
- the sigH gene encoding RNA polymerase sporulation sigma factor SigH yields the protein MALTAKQRFENMTDECIAILACQGDPEATEFLIHKYKNFVRSKARSYFLIGADKEDIIQEGMIGLYKAIRDFKGDKLTSFKSFAELCVTRQIITAIKTATRQKHIPLNSYVSLNKPIFDEDSDRTLLDILSGLKITDPEELMINEEEYIDIEKKMGEILSGLERKVLMLYLEGKSYQEIAVELKRHVKSIDNALQRVKRKLERYLEIRNL